One part of the Bicyclus anynana chromosome 8, ilBicAnyn1.1, whole genome shotgun sequence genome encodes these proteins:
- the LOC112049928 gene encoding lysosomal acid glucosylceramidase-like, which translates to MNHAYDRLTLRLNASERYQTIVGFGGGISDSAAINWKDLSPELQDYFIQSYFGENGLEYNMLRTPIGGTDYSTRFYSYNDLPKNDAALTNFTFTEEDIKYKIPMFKASMAMSKTPIYVIGSTWSPPLWMKTNESIIGFTQLKFEYYQTYADFHLKFIELYSSAGIPIWAITTTNEPLNGVLELSAYNTLGWSLKNLGEWIFQNLGPTIRNSKFKDVKIITSDDQRLTIPYFVYMLLVLTPQAIDYIDGFGVHFYSDQVVPPSVYESININYEYGDKFIIATEACEGSFPWETIKVAYGSWERAFSYTLGIIQDLNYNFVGWMDWNLCLDTQGGPNWAGNYVDAAIIVDKSKQEFIKQPMFYAMGHFSKFIPRGSMRIQANETSYCPPSSNLYKTAFITPKNTIVVNLYNDDRARTINLQIENQQATVHLEADSITTVEFLQTQNCNLNKKN; encoded by the exons ATGAACC atGCATATGATAGACTCACTCTACGTTTAAATGCATCAGAACGGTACCAGACCATTGTGGGCTTCGGTGGAGGAATAAGCGACTCGGCCGCTATCAACTGGAAAGATCTCTCCCCAGAGCTACAGGATTATTTTATCCA GTCTTACTTTGGCGAGAATGGGCTAGAATACAACATGTTGCGTACGCCCATTGGAGGCACCGATTACTCGACTCGCTTCTACTCCTACAATGACCTGCCCAAGAATGATGCTGCCCTCACTAATTTCACATTCACCGAGGAGGACATTAAGTACAAA atACCGATGTTCAAAGCAAGCATGGCCATGTCAAAGACACCGATTTACGTGATCGGTTCAACTTGGTCACCGCCTCTGTGGATGAAGACCAACGAGAGCATAATCGGCTTCACCCAGCTGAAGTTTGAGTACTACCAAACATATGCGGATTTCCATTTGAA ATTTATAGAATTATACTCATCAGCCGGTATTCCCATTTGGGCAATCACTACAACCAATGAACCTTTGAATGGAGTGTTAGAACTTTCTGCGTACAATACACTTGGATGGAGTCTTAAAAACTTG GGAGAATGGATTTTTCAAAACCTAGGACCAACAATACGCAATTCAAAATTTAAGGATGTGAAAATTATTACTTCTGACGACCAAAGACTTACAATaccttattttgtttatatg TTACTCGTTCTTACTCCTCAAGCGATCGACTACATAGATGGTTTTGGAGTTCATTTTTATTCAGACCAAGTAGTTCCTCCGAGCGTATATGAGTCGATCAACATAAACTACGAGTATGGTgacaaatttattattgcaACAGAAGCTTGTGAAG GTAGCTTTCCTTGGGAGACTATTAAAGTTGCATATGGATCGTGGGAAAGAGCATTTTCTTATACACTTGGTATAATACAG GaccttaattataattttgtcgGTTGGATGGATTGGAACCTATGTTTGGATACACAAGGAGGTCCAAACTGGGCGGGGAACTATGTCGATGCTGCTATCATTGTGGACAAAAGCAAACAGGAGTTCATCAAACAGCCGATGTTCTACGCTATGGGCCATTTCTCAAAATTCATTCCACGTGGATCCATGAGAATTCAAGCGAACGAAACTAGTTATTGTCCCCCTTCGTCAAATTTATACAAAACCGCCTTCATTACTCCTAAAAACACTATTGTCGTTAATTTGTACAATGA cGATAGAGCCCGAACAATTAACCTGCAAATTGAAAACCAGCAAGCAACGGTACATTTGGAAGCCGACTCTATTACCACCGTGGAATTTCttcaaacacaaaattgtaatttaaataaaaaaaactag
- the LOC112049945 gene encoding lysosomal acid glucosylceramidase has translation MKFFIFMFIVSYTKPLWADKPCAARQIEDESVVCVCNSSYCDDIIREHPADGTYVVYTSSKSGLRFQKRISQWSDGELSRRLTLELDPTKQYQTIEGFGGSVTDSAAINWKSLLPVLQDSLIESYFGENGLEYNMVRTPIGGADFSIRTYAYNELPLNDASLTNFTYTPEDIIYKIPMFRSIMNVAKTPVHTVATTWSPPVWMKTNNNYSGFSQLKPEYYQTYANYHLKFIELYTSAGIPIWAITTTNEPINGILALAPFNSLGWTVKNMGKWISDNLGPTIRNSIFQSVKIITGDDQRVTVPYWFNMLVTFTPEALNYIDGLGVHYYTDKFVPPAVFETVTLTHPDKFILATEACEGSFPWQSRKVILGSWDRAKAYILDILQDLNYNLVGWIDWNLCLDMQGGPNWSNNFVDSPIIVDKNRQEFLKQPMFYAMGHFAKFIPRGSVRIHMSEKHGGILPSSIYKIAFFTPKNTIIVNIYNDGKTRSINLRVGQQQTSLLLEADSITTVEFPYTL, from the exons atgaagttttttatatttatgtttatagtttcgTATACGAAACCTTTGTGGGCGG ACAAGCCATGTGCTGCGAGGCAGATAGAAGACGAGTCAGTGGTGTGTGTATGCAACTCGAGCTACTGCGATGACATCATCAGGGAGCACCCTGCGGACGGCACATATGTCGTGTACACATCCTCAAAG AGTGGTCTACGTTTTCAAAAACGTATAAGCCAATGGAGTGATGGCGAACTTAGCC GCAGACTCACCCTGGAATTGGACCCAACAAAACAATACCAAACTATTGAGGGATTCGGTGGATCAGTAACAGACTCAGCTGCGATTAACTGGAAAAGTCTTCTTCCAGTGCTACAGGATTCTTTGATAGA GTCTTACTTCGGGGAAAATGGCCTAGAATATAATATGGTGCGGACTCCTATTGGTGGTGCCGACTTCTCGATTCGTACCTACGCCTACAACGAGCTCCCATTGAATGACGCATCCCTTACCAATTTCACTTACACTCCAGAggacataatttacaaa ATTCCGATGTTCAGATCGATCATGAATGTGGCAAAGACACCGGTCCACACAGTCGCTACGACTTGGTCACCGCCCGTGTGGATGAAGACTAACAACAACTATTCAGGCTTCAGTCAACTGAAACCTGAGTACTACCAGACCTACGCTAACTACCATTTAAA ATTTATTGAATTGTACACATCAGCAGGCATTCCGATTTGGGCAATCACTACAACGAATGAACCAATTAACGGAATATTGGCACTTGCTCCATTCAATTCACTTGGATGGACCGTGAAAAACATG GGAAAATGGATCTCGGACAACCTCGGGCCAACAATACGTAACTCGATATTTCAGAGTGTGAAAATAATTACAGGCGACGACCAGAGAGTTACAGTGCCTTATTGGTTTAATATG TTGGTCACTTTTACTCCTGAAGCGTTAAATTACATAGATGGCCTTGGAGTGCACTATTACACAGACAAATTCGTTCCTCCTGCCGTATTCGAGACAGTGACTTTAACACATCCTGATAAATTTATTCTCGCAACTGAAGCGTGTGAAG gcAGCTTTCCTTGGCAGAGCCGTAAAGTTATTTTAGGATCATGGGATAGAGCAAAAGCATATATACTCGATATATTACAG GATCTTAATTACAATTTGGTCGGATGGATTGATTGGAACCTGTGTTTAGATATGCAAGGAGGGCCAAACTGGTCGAACAACTTTGTCGATTCTCCAATAATTGTGGACAAAAACCGACAGGAGTTTCTCAAACAGCCGATGTTCTACGCGATGGGACATTTCGCAAAATTCATTCCACGTGGTTCCGTTCGCATCCACATGAGCGAAAAGCATGGCGGCATCCTCCCGTCAAGTATATACAAAATCGCCTTCTTTACACCAAAGAATACAATTATCGTTAATATTTACAACGA CGGCAAAACACGAAGTATCAACCTGCGAGTTGGACAACAGCAGACAAGCTTACTTCTAGAAGCCGACTCTATTACCACCGTGGAATTTCCTTATacgttataa
- the LOC112049946 gene encoding uncharacterized protein MAL13P1.304-like, with product MMWILLFVSVLLLKQNLITSEQVSQEAENIRAPRQLNFGECCPCPTQDVFQDQDTANTINTALSDDCPCRPTSDSVGASSIYSPAFRAVEPFIKPLSKKEEPKPLLNPEVGLASSVLETLQEVTDQEYQEALARDAARSALKLIDPEPLESESRDVVDVILSPKEQNNDEMVSQATEFQRNTCILPPLGTKNNFEPLRLQPPINLLKQILTPMKFRSNGILNRKGFDMDGSASNSQDRILPLKENILENMKTRSNFLNLRPFTDSRDVIASPNLQKYYVKSNIRDRILSRNRPLLDVQPTTSNKLSELFARTAAGGKKIGTEPDITPDFIQYSPEPYDFTKDERKMKANPKDSILENSDCKEINTSPENNEKDFDAAPSSSNTVEVKTPTVAQHQNIIQQNRDADIGSDKLLDVDTVTDNYNTLQAPTAINCLHDEIEATTEGIIKSVRTVDVETIQSEFQYTTENLENIKDMEPESSITRNVIKNLEDTPTEDCISSNVEKKNENFRSAIDSVPSISAEKGIVTSNPHTLPNIKADIFKTLENFKKANELIQDKLRSNVQDALKLVITSEPTSLVTQTATYPVSEMRASSMESTQTFKNNAINNNLGTQDLQKMSDSLLELNSLKVESDSSTTPSCKEKSTEKIPYKSIEVDEVSNLDMITSPTTSEDVKSNLDTEGINNSDETLKSACGNNIISKNGESNIINNEENEMSAQPSNSAYNTISQLDSNLKDFIVQSHDKIKPMEGIKDLFSNFRYLGADTFTNDNNDSEKLAKQPLYRNNNDNNNINTLKSFNGQKSYNPSFNTDTKLSSYKAKVASPKLLDKSTVPHLNKEADVLGLASQRIPQTTNFKNMLSNVEDGINPVLKSIYNGKMPQDSFSSKVPSISKNFESHANEALKSFRDSLNLAEREPFAIKKNNVLGRSLVNPDKLFENVLKTHEDFNTKLKAFHSDLNKRLSSRIPSDIPRLLTPSRLNTPKNRAESNNFSSKKSGTTLGKPVSSMKNTLLSKNRPLLETLQKKPPISVITPRPNIKPKLSVHQRDSSTKKSPITLNPPKINKLKPLKENKVTISFATTSIRPDTLKSRFNSEPVKLPKFSKPLVNKKLIPKSKFESNEPKVLASDISLSKSPPDTVRQTKLTEKIPLPDESEISEQNDNRRFINMPETNKSKLLSKLKNGFSTGIPSTKRYNEFLSSKQNKNALDAAQSASNNMDSNIAATSLVSKTLNDDKHPFKCKMVCIQDILDSKDTYDN from the coding sequence ACCACTTTCGAAAAAGGAGGAACCAAAACCACTTCTGAATCCCGAAGTAGGTCTAGCTTCTTCTGTTTTGGAAACATTACAAGAAGTTACTGACCAAGAATACCAGGAAGCATTGGCGAGAGATGCTGCAAGAAgtgcattaaaattaattgatccTGAACCTCTAGAATCAGAATCAAGAGATGTTGTTGATGTTATATTAAGTCCTAAAGAAcaaaataatgatgaaatggTTTCACAGGCTACAGAATTTCAAAGAAATACTTGTATTTTACCACCTTTAGgtacaaaaaataactttgaacCCTTACGATTGCAGCCTCCAATTAATTTACTCAAGCAAATTTTGACTCCAATGAAGTTCAGAAGTAATggaattttaaatagaaaaggTTTTGATATGGATGGCAGTGCTAGTAATAGCCAAGACCGAATTTTgcctttaaaagaaaatattctaGAAAATATGAAGACAAGAtcaaattttttgaatttaagaccatttaccGACAGTAGAGATGTTATTGCTTCACCTAATCTTCAAAAATACTACGTAAAAAGTAATATAAGAGACCGCATACTCTCACGTAACAGACCGTTACTGGACGTACAACCCACGACTTCAAATAAGCTCAGTGAGCTCTTTGCGAGAACTGCTGCAGGTGGAAAAAAAATAGGAACTGAACCAGATATAACACCTGATTTTATCCAATACTCACCTGAGCCATACGATTTTACTAAAGATGAGAGGAAAATGAAAGCGAATCCTAAAGACAGTATACTTGAAAATAGTGATTGTAAGGAAATTAATACGTCTCCTGAAAATAACGAGAAAGATTTTGACGCAGCCCCAAGTTCCTCGAACACAGTTGAAGTGAAAACACCGACCGTCGCTCAACACcaaaatattatacaacaaaATAGAGACGCTGATATAGGTAGTGATAAATTACTGGATGTGGATACGGTCACTGACAATTACAATACCTTACAAGCTCCTACTGCCATAAATTGTTTGCACGATGAAATTGAAGCAACAACAGAAGGAATTATAAAAAGTGTGAGGACTGTGGATGTAGAAACTATCCAATCTGAATTTCAGTATACTAcagaaaatttagaaaacatTAAAGACATGGAACCTGAATCGAGTATTACcagaaatgtaattaaaaatttagaaGATACCCCGACTGAAGACTGCATTTCTTCCaatgtagagaaaaaaaatgaaaatttcagaagTGCAATAGATTCTGTACCATCCATATCTGCAGAAAAAGGTATCGTTACTTCGAACCCTCATACATTACCAAATATCAAAGCAGATATATTTAAAACcctagaaaattttaaaaaagctaatGAATTAATTCAAGACAAATTAAGATCGAATGTACAAGACGCTTTAAAGTTAGTTATTACAAGTGAACCTACGAGCTTAGTGACACAGACGGCAACGTATCCTGTAAGTGAAATGCGTGCTTCTTCCATGGAGTCaacacaaacatttaaaaataatgcaataaacAATAATCTTGGTACTCAAGATTTGCAAAAAATGTCTGATTCATTACTTgagttaaattctttaaaagttGAATCTGACTCTTCTACAACGCCTAGTTGCAAAGAGAAGTCAACAGAGAAAATTCCCTATAAGTCAATCGAAGTTGACGAAGTGTCTAATCTTGACATGATTACTTCACCAACCACGTCAGAGGACGTAAAATCAAATTTAGATACAGAAGGTATAAACAATAGTGATGAAACATTAAAAAGTGCATGTGGTAACaatattatatcaaaaaatGGTGAATCTAACATCATAAACAATGAAGAGAACGAAATGTCTGCTCAACCGAGTAACTCAGCTTATAATACTATATCTCAATTAGATTcgaatttaaaagattttattgttcaatcacatgataaaataaagccaATGGAAGGAATTAAAGACCTTTTCagtaattttagatatttaggtGCAGACACTTTTACAAACGATAACAATGATTCAGAAAAATTAGCTAAGCAACCactttatagaaataataacgataacaataatataaacacTTTAAAGAGCTTTAACGGACAAAAAAGTTATAACCCCAGTTTTAACACTGACACTAAATTAAGTTCATATAAAGCTAAAGTAGCAAGTCCAAAATTACTTGATAAATCTACTGTTCCACATTTGAATAAGGAAGCGGATGTATTAGGCTTGGCATCACAAAGAATACCGCAAACTactaatttcaaaaatatgttaTCAAATGTCGAAGATGGAATAAACCCCGTGCTTAAAAGCATATATAACGGCAAAATGCCTCAAGATTCATTTTCGTCAAAAGTTCCAAGTATATCTAAGAATTTTGAATCGCATGCTAACGAAGCCTTAAAATCGTTTCGCGATTCTTTAAATTTAGCTGAGAGAGAACCGTTTGCAATcaagaaaaataatgttttaggtAGATCACTGGTGAATCCTGATAAATTATTTGAGAATGTTTTGAAAACACATGAGGATTTCAACACCAAGTTAAAAGCTTTCCACAGCGATCTTAATAAACGACTGAGTTCAAGAATACCATCTGATATTCCGCGATTATTGACACCAAGCAGGTTGAATACTCCGAAAAACAGGGCTGAATCAAacaatttttcaagtaaaaaaagTGGAACAACGCTTGGTAAACCCGTATCATCTATGAAGAATACGTTACTGTCAAAAAATAGGCCACTTTTAGAAACTCTTCAAAAGAAACCCCCAATTTCAGTGATTACACCAAGACCTAATATTAAACCAAAACTTAGTGTACATCAAAGAGATTCCAGTACTAAAAAGTCACCAATTACATTAAATCctcctaaaataaataaattaaaaccccTGAAGGAAAATAAAGTAACTATATCTTTTGCAACGACCTCTATCCGCCCTGATACATTAAAATCTAGATTTAACAGTGAACCTGTAAAACTGCCAAAGTTCTCAAAACCTCTTGTCAATAAAAAACTAATTCCAAAATCTAAATTTGAATCTAACGAGCCGAAAGTTTTAGCAAGTGATATTTCACTGTCAAAATCTCCTCCTGATACAGTAagacaaacaaaattaacaGAGAAAATCCCATTGCCAGATGAATCAGAAATATCAGAACAAAATGATAACAGACGATTTATAAATATGCcagaaacaaataaaagtaaactaCTATCAAAGTTAAAAAATGGATTTTCTACTGGAATACCAAGTACGAAAAGATATAATGAGTTTTTATCgtctaaacaaaacaaaaatgcaTTAGATGCAGCTCAATCGGCTTCTAATAATATGGATTCGAATATAGCTGCAACCAGCTTAGTTAGCAAAACATTGAATGACGATAAACACCCGTTTAAATGCAAGATGGTTTGTATTCAAGACATTTTAGATTCAAAAGATACTTATGATAATTGA